The Acidicapsa acidisoli genome window below encodes:
- a CDS encoding S53 family peptidase, translating to MACNPRKLCAAFAVLALSLNLSATVYAAVENGFSAIPGSIKPTTDTVMGEFTSSRMTVEVVLRPRNESELSDLLESVYDLNSKSYQHWLGQGEFYSRFAPSNAQVAAITNYLRESGLDVETSSSPFLVRVSGPSSMVEATFKTSLRNYRNPRGVIYYSNASEVQLPASLASGVLGVVGLSNTVRAQSMAVRAQKHTMPATPSCEAPYPTTAQLYNAVDNGVGFPFGYGGGPGCNGLTPSQVNSIYGAPELGPRGKGAGANLAVFELSAYQQSDINTWAEYFYGTDYKAPLKDILVDGGPLSPVCPTGDECPPQFNGYSGDIEVDADIEMQLAVAPNAKHLLVYEAPNDFTGQTELDEYTKIAQDDIADVISSSWAVCENDAGAATVQAENLIFEQMALQGQSMFGAEGDTGAFSCIRSDGTTIVNVLDPPAQPWVTSVGGTSFESFNPDANPDPKYPKGVESVWNVDNLCNESANEGGLPGFFWCSATGAGGGGNSQFWGRPAYQFGPGVNNSFTTYGNGTTQCSLAAKGKPCRETPDISANADAYTPYAEYCTGNASTPFSACGGFSGEQTPPGWFGIGGTSLSSPLWSAIIADHDGLWRGRIGNANPLLYLLYSIDAKGYFNDITGKGQTTNNNGLFPTTPGYDLSTGIGTPKMGALITLFPEP from the coding sequence ATGGCATGTAATCCAAGAAAGCTTTGCGCTGCATTCGCAGTGCTTGCGCTGTCCCTGAACCTGTCAGCGACAGTCTATGCGGCGGTTGAAAATGGTTTTTCCGCGATTCCCGGTAGTATCAAACCCACGACGGACACCGTCATGGGCGAGTTCACCAGTTCGCGGATGACAGTTGAGGTTGTCCTTAGACCCCGCAACGAGTCAGAGCTATCCGATCTTTTAGAGAGTGTCTACGACTTGAATAGCAAGAGCTACCAACACTGGCTCGGACAGGGAGAGTTCTACTCACGTTTTGCCCCAAGCAATGCACAGGTGGCCGCAATCACCAACTATCTGCGGGAAAGTGGCCTGGACGTGGAAACATCTTCGTCTCCTTTTCTGGTGCGGGTGAGTGGACCGAGCAGCATGGTGGAAGCGACATTCAAGACCAGCCTGCGCAACTACCGCAATCCGAGAGGAGTCATCTATTACTCAAATGCTTCCGAGGTTCAACTGCCGGCAAGCCTGGCCTCCGGAGTTCTCGGAGTCGTGGGCCTTTCGAATACGGTGCGCGCGCAGTCCATGGCGGTACGCGCGCAGAAGCACACAATGCCCGCCACTCCAAGCTGTGAAGCTCCCTATCCAACCACGGCTCAGTTATACAACGCAGTCGACAATGGCGTAGGGTTTCCGTTCGGTTACGGCGGTGGCCCGGGATGCAATGGTCTGACGCCGTCGCAGGTCAATTCGATCTATGGCGCACCGGAGCTGGGACCGAGAGGTAAGGGGGCTGGCGCTAATCTTGCTGTCTTTGAGCTATCCGCCTACCAGCAGTCCGACATAAACACCTGGGCAGAATACTTCTATGGCACGGATTACAAGGCTCCGCTGAAAGACATCCTCGTTGACGGAGGCCCGCTCAGTCCCGTCTGCCCTACTGGCGATGAGTGCCCGCCGCAATTCAACGGCTATTCCGGAGACATTGAGGTCGACGCCGACATCGAAATGCAACTCGCGGTCGCACCAAACGCAAAACATCTCCTAGTCTACGAGGCTCCGAATGATTTCACGGGGCAGACTGAGCTGGATGAGTACACAAAGATCGCACAGGATGACATCGCTGACGTAATCAGCTCCAGCTGGGCCGTATGTGAAAATGACGCCGGTGCTGCAACCGTCCAGGCGGAGAATCTGATCTTCGAACAGATGGCTCTTCAGGGACAGAGCATGTTCGGCGCGGAGGGCGACACTGGAGCTTTCTCTTGCATCAGGAGCGATGGAACAACCATCGTCAACGTCCTTGACCCTCCTGCCCAGCCGTGGGTAACGAGCGTTGGCGGTACCTCCTTCGAATCATTCAATCCGGACGCGAACCCGGATCCAAAGTACCCTAAGGGCGTGGAGTCCGTGTGGAACGTCGACAACCTTTGTAACGAGAGTGCAAACGAAGGTGGCTTACCAGGCTTCTTCTGGTGCAGCGCAACGGGCGCGGGTGGCGGTGGAAACAGCCAATTCTGGGGTCGGCCTGCCTACCAGTTTGGACCCGGGGTCAATAACTCGTTCACGACATACGGAAATGGAACGACTCAGTGCTCGCTGGCTGCAAAAGGAAAACCGTGCCGAGAGACTCCGGACATCTCAGCCAATGCCGACGCTTACACTCCTTACGCTGAATACTGCACTGGAAACGCCAGCACGCCCTTCAGCGCATGCGGCGGCTTCAGCGGAGAACAAACACCTCCTGGCTGGTTCGGCATCGGCGGCACCAGCCTGTCGTCACCACTCTGGTCGGCGATCATTGCTGACCACGACGGCCTTTGGCGCGGCCGGATCGGCAACGCGAACCCGCTTCTCTACCTGCTGTATAGCATCGATGCCAAGGGTTATTTCAACGACATTACCGGAAAGGGTCAGACGACCAACAACAACGGTTTATTCCCGACCACTCCCGGATATGACCTATCCACCGGTATCGGAACGCCAAAGATGGGAGCGTTGATTACCCTTTTCCCAGAGCCATAG
- a CDS encoding TonB-dependent receptor — protein sequence MTITYWRRSVAGSLFALVTLLVSLAPAFAQQTLGSINGTVLDTSGASVPDATISVTNSQIDLTRTARSQANGFFQIFNLPIGTYKVTITHDGFDTTDLSGVTVQEAHATTVNGTLKVGKVSESVEVTANPLLNATDATNGYTLDAAEIEETPLATGSFTQLAVLAPGVNAELLSGVGTNAGLGNQPIWANGQRDTSNTFQVNGVDVTNLFNGKSSSQDTSQRYNFNIGEGSNTAGSIQNGTSVYGSNGNGMPSPPPDFLQELRVNTSMYDAQQGATSGAQIDANTRTGSNKWHGSAFGTRATNVFNAAPFFFKLANIQGTLPNALVNPELHRDTIGGTVGGPLWKDKLFFFGAYQNLHTSDQSTGLSQFDVPYGLTDDRSSAGILNALNSYYTASGAATVSSYNIDPIAMALLNAKLPNGQYMIPSVQNNDPALVTGNLPNVTLIGTTLFNAQQATAAIDYNATATDHVSLKYYYQHDPYSAPYTASKTGGFPENEDSGSQVAAISNTIAIGPRINWEQRLGFARIKVYSNFQQQVTDSGSGGPTFGINFPNATGLPGMTFDDFAYKNKNSSITAGPASDFINDGYFQNRLNPSSNVIFAIGKHTLVAGGGDSYTQLNIRNLRTGLGSVTFSNFPQFLSGVVHSSSVLDSISAQGQNLSNRYYRSNEASGYVQDKYQVLSNLSITAGVRYDYHGAFTEKYGNIFNFDPSLYNVSGSTVTSGSSATGTSTGFTVNNAGFVVAGNNKYYPTKGVSDSTQTGRQWGISPRVGFAWSPKMNGGRVVISGGAGVYYDRGELFNYLSQPAGGGIGGPFGATEAPPLAAAYSGNGTLENPLGSVTVLPPNANPAFFNTQLQTILQGNLANCGAVNNQATFGSGCVSPFYFGAYARDNKLPYSTNYNLKFQWQPLNDLSVSLGYTGNRGFHGVMPIPFNQPQIATPSSPVNGEQYSYGYEVLNASAPPVDSYGDLPAISTEPWDTLDGGNTDFRTPYVGYSPSAALFKAEGNSAYDALETHLEKRISHGLQAGVSYTWSHSLDEQSDIGLFFTGSNPNNIRSSYASSDFDRTNVFSANFLAAVPNVAKDHSLLSYATNGWTLSGIVILQSGEPYSLYEFYGAVASIYYGNFPNLLNPVLGIKNPGNPHAALTGHSGAGRSGLNYIPTIDPSQLAINYLNPGQDGIPPCTSSEPCDGYETDYAPGNQRNIFRQAAQKRADISLRKTFHIWENLSAQYEFNVFNLTNTTSLDIPQDSAQIGQAFVGSTANYGQVTAATSSSVNSIRSQLYVLPQQTGSGPSTVVSNTNFGSVTGTIGSARIITMGLHITY from the coding sequence ATGACCATAACTTACTGGAGGCGCAGCGTCGCCGGCAGCCTGTTTGCGCTCGTCACCCTTTTAGTTAGCCTTGCGCCCGCCTTTGCCCAGCAGACCCTTGGATCAATCAACGGAACAGTTTTGGACACGTCCGGTGCGTCCGTTCCAGACGCAACAATCTCGGTGACCAATAGCCAGATCGATCTGACACGCACGGCCAGGTCTCAGGCGAACGGGTTCTTTCAGATATTCAATCTGCCCATCGGCACCTACAAGGTGACAATCACCCACGACGGATTCGACACCACCGACCTGTCCGGCGTTACGGTGCAGGAAGCCCACGCCACGACAGTGAACGGTACCCTCAAGGTGGGTAAAGTCTCCGAGTCGGTGGAAGTGACCGCAAATCCGCTGCTCAACGCAACGGATGCGACGAACGGCTACACACTGGATGCAGCAGAAATTGAGGAGACCCCACTCGCAACTGGCAGCTTTACCCAGTTGGCAGTTCTCGCTCCCGGCGTCAACGCCGAGTTGCTGAGCGGCGTCGGTACCAATGCGGGCTTGGGCAACCAGCCCATCTGGGCCAACGGCCAGCGCGACACGTCGAATACCTTCCAGGTGAATGGTGTAGACGTCACCAACTTATTTAATGGCAAGAGCTCCAGCCAGGATACTTCGCAGCGCTATAACTTCAACATCGGCGAGGGCAGCAACACGGCCGGGTCCATTCAAAACGGCACCTCGGTATATGGCTCCAACGGCAACGGCATGCCCTCGCCGCCGCCGGACTTCCTCCAGGAACTACGCGTCAACACTTCCATGTACGACGCCCAGCAGGGAGCCACCAGCGGTGCCCAGATTGACGCCAACACGCGCACTGGTTCCAACAAGTGGCATGGCTCGGCTTTCGGGACCCGCGCAACCAATGTCTTCAACGCCGCGCCGTTTTTCTTCAAACTGGCAAATATCCAGGGCACGCTCCCGAATGCGCTCGTAAATCCCGAGCTTCACCGGGACACGATCGGCGGCACCGTTGGCGGTCCACTCTGGAAAGATAAGCTCTTCTTCTTCGGCGCTTATCAGAACCTGCATACCTCGGATCAGTCCACCGGCCTTTCGCAATTTGACGTGCCCTACGGACTGACCGACGACCGCTCCTCCGCAGGTATCCTGAATGCGCTGAACTCGTATTACACGGCGAGCGGAGCCGCAACGGTTTCCAGCTACAATATCGATCCCATCGCGATGGCATTGCTCAACGCAAAGCTGCCTAATGGTCAGTACATGATTCCTTCCGTTCAGAACAACGATCCGGCGCTTGTTACTGGTAATTTACCGAACGTAACACTGATCGGCACTACGCTCTTCAATGCACAGCAAGCCACCGCGGCGATCGACTACAACGCGACTGCGACGGATCATGTTTCCCTGAAGTACTACTACCAGCACGATCCGTATTCCGCTCCGTACACGGCATCCAAGACTGGCGGCTTTCCTGAAAACGAAGATTCAGGCTCTCAAGTGGCGGCTATCAGCAACACAATCGCCATCGGCCCGCGCATCAACTGGGAACAGCGCCTTGGCTTCGCGCGCATCAAGGTCTACAGCAACTTCCAGCAGCAGGTCACTGACTCTGGCAGTGGTGGACCCACCTTTGGCATCAACTTTCCCAATGCAACCGGTTTGCCGGGCATGACCTTTGACGATTTTGCCTACAAGAACAAGAACAGCTCGATTACTGCCGGTCCAGCCAGTGACTTTATCAATGACGGTTATTTCCAGAACCGTCTCAACCCATCCAGCAACGTCATCTTCGCTATCGGCAAGCACACGCTGGTTGCCGGCGGAGGCGATAGCTACACGCAGTTGAATATCCGCAACCTTCGCACCGGGCTGGGATCGGTGACCTTTTCAAATTTCCCCCAATTTCTCTCCGGCGTGGTGCACAGTTCAAGTGTGCTGGACAGCATCAGCGCTCAAGGCCAGAACCTCTCCAACCGCTATTACCGCTCCAACGAGGCTTCCGGGTATGTGCAGGACAAGTATCAGGTCCTGAGCAATCTGAGTATCACCGCCGGCGTTCGCTACGACTATCACGGTGCGTTTACGGAGAAATACGGAAACATCTTCAACTTCGATCCCTCGCTCTATAACGTCTCTGGCAGCACTGTCACCAGCGGCTCCAGCGCGACCGGCACAAGCACCGGCTTTACCGTGAACAACGCGGGCTTCGTGGTCGCTGGCAACAACAAATACTATCCCACCAAAGGTGTCAGCGATTCGACGCAAACGGGCAGACAGTGGGGCATATCCCCTCGGGTCGGCTTCGCATGGTCTCCGAAGATGAATGGCGGAAGAGTCGTTATCTCTGGAGGCGCCGGCGTCTATTATGATCGCGGCGAGTTGTTCAACTATCTCTCCCAGCCTGCGGGCGGCGGCATCGGAGGTCCTTTTGGCGCGACGGAAGCGCCGCCTCTGGCTGCGGCCTACTCCGGCAATGGAACGTTGGAGAATCCACTGGGCTCCGTAACCGTCCTCCCGCCGAACGCAAATCCCGCCTTTTTCAACACCCAGTTGCAGACGATTTTGCAGGGCAACCTTGCCAACTGCGGTGCGGTCAACAATCAAGCAACCTTTGGCAGTGGCTGCGTTTCGCCCTTTTACTTCGGCGCCTATGCTCGCGACAACAAGCTTCCCTACTCGACCAATTACAACCTCAAGTTCCAATGGCAACCCTTGAACGATCTTTCTGTCTCACTGGGTTACACCGGCAACCGCGGTTTCCATGGCGTCATGCCAATTCCGTTCAACCAGCCGCAGATCGCCACTCCTTCGTCGCCGGTCAACGGAGAACAGTACAGCTACGGCTACGAGGTTCTGAACGCCTCGGCGCCGCCTGTCGACAGTTACGGCGATCTTCCAGCGATATCTACCGAGCCCTGGGATACTCTTGACGGCGGTAACACCGATTTCCGCACGCCCTACGTCGGCTATAGCCCCAGTGCAGCGCTCTTCAAGGCCGAAGGAAACTCGGCGTATGACGCCCTGGAAACTCATCTCGAAAAGCGGATCTCGCACGGCTTACAGGCAGGTGTCAGTTATACGTGGAGTCACTCGCTCGACGAGCAGAGCGACATCGGCCTGTTCTTCACCGGAAGCAACCCGAACAACATCCGTAGTTCCTACGCCTCGTCTGACTTTGACCGGACGAACGTGTTCAGCGCCAACTTCCTCGCCGCGGTCCCGAACGTGGCTAAGGATCACTCGCTGCTCTCCTACGCAACGAATGGCTGGACGCTGTCCGGCATTGTCATCCTGCAGAGCGGAGAACCGTACAGCTTGTATGAGTTCTATGGGGCGGTCGCCAGTATCTACTACGGCAATTTCCCCAACCTGCTTAATCCTGTCCTCGGCATCAAAAATCCCGGCAATCCGCATGCAGCCCTGACTGGGCACTCAGGCGCTGGCCGCTCAGGTCTCAACTACATCCCCACAATCGACCCAAGTCAGCTCGCCATCAACTATCTCAATCCGGGGCAAGACGGCATTCCGCCGTGCACTTCAAGCGAACCCTGCGACGGATACGAAACCGACTACGCTCCAGGAAATCAACGCAATATCTTCCGTCAGGCTGCCCAGAAACGCGCCGATATCTCTCTGCGCAAGACCTTCCATATCTGGGAAAACCTCTCCGCGCAATATGAATTCAACGTCTTTAACCTCACCAATACGACCAGCCTGGATATTCCGCAGGACTCGGCGCAGATTGGACAGGCATTTGTCGGTAGCACAGCAAACTACGGCCAGGTCACTGCCGCCACGAGTTCCTCGGTCAACAGCATTCGCAGCCAACTCTACGTTCTGCCGCAACAGACCGGCTCAGGACCAAGCACTGTAGTCTCGAACACTAATTTCGGTTCCGTAACCGGAACCATTGGCAGCGCCCGTATCATCACCATGGGATTGCACATTACGTACTAA
- a CDS encoding TonB-dependent receptor — protein sequence MSISKDRFAALTRIFCAAFLLLAPIILHAGVIRGTVTDTSGATVTGATVVLINGASYLAKTVSTADGSFEFVTGRSGRFSLTITAQGFRQVQPAAFYAGMNDNIEKNLVLEPEWVHQAIVVTATGTPVPQQQTSAATTVLGSLDLALRTNFTDALRLMPGTVSTQIGQTGSQASLFIRGGPSDANKVLLDGVSIGDLGGRFDFGPLSTTGIDSVEVYRGPNSSLYGADAASGVVAFTTPKGTGASPVLHMDSDVGNFNSSREHGEVSGSQKKIDYLTGLSWLQTSNALPNDEFHVATGSGNLGWQPLGSTQVRGTVHYGSDATGVPNAWDFYHVADDATQKDQDLIVSGTIDNQTTGDFHNSLRYGLARKREQYNLWQPSGQLIEYANSPTFGPSYAYFGNSVTFTGANGYTASGRAMLDYPEQYPFNEQFVSNRDQLVYQGDYRFTPHFIGLIGFHYEDERGLENIPTFATYETTERTNYDYVASVHGDYKGRAFYTLGGSLEHYSLFGTQTSPRASLSYYAVMPRHNIFSGTKILTNFGDAVREPALTDQFGSLYQFLVTNGYASVAQELHISPLAAPTTRTYEGGVEQDFLSDRVTFRATYFHNEFGKQIEGVGGLVLPNLIPGLTSTQQQQLETALGYYYTDDYPLSVNSEAYRAQGIETNVESGIGSKIFLRGGYTWLEGVVQRSFDSDNEALTGGYAPTYNGIAVGALSPLKGARPFRIPPHTGFVSASYAGKRWTVVSTGSFASRSDDSTFLEYQDLSGGNSLLLPNRNLDHGYANISLGGTFHWSSRMAIYGQTENLTSSQHIAPIGYPSLPFTFRTGVRIRLGKGTGE from the coding sequence ATGTCCATTTCGAAAGATCGTTTCGCGGCGCTCACGCGGATTTTCTGCGCTGCTTTTCTTCTTCTCGCTCCCATAATCTTGCATGCCGGTGTTATTCGCGGCACGGTCACTGACACCAGCGGAGCAACGGTAACAGGCGCAACAGTGGTGCTTATCAATGGGGCCAGTTACTTGGCCAAGACCGTTTCGACTGCAGATGGAAGCTTTGAGTTTGTTACCGGCAGGAGCGGACGATTCTCGCTCACGATTACCGCTCAGGGCTTTCGCCAGGTTCAACCCGCGGCTTTCTACGCCGGGATGAACGACAACATCGAGAAAAATCTCGTGCTGGAGCCGGAGTGGGTCCACCAGGCGATTGTTGTCACCGCAACCGGAACGCCAGTGCCGCAGCAGCAGACCAGCGCAGCCACCACGGTTCTTGGCTCGCTCGACCTGGCCCTGCGCACCAACTTCACAGATGCGTTGCGCCTCATGCCAGGCACCGTCTCCACGCAGATCGGCCAGACGGGCTCGCAAGCGTCTCTGTTCATCCGCGGCGGCCCATCGGATGCGAACAAGGTTCTGCTCGATGGCGTAAGCATTGGCGATCTCGGCGGGCGTTTCGATTTCGGCCCCCTCAGCACCACCGGCATCGACAGCGTCGAGGTCTATCGCGGGCCCAATTCAAGCCTCTACGGAGCGGATGCCGCCAGCGGAGTCGTCGCCTTTACCACGCCGAAGGGAACCGGTGCTTCCCCCGTCCTGCACATGGACAGCGATGTAGGCAACTTCAACTCCTCGCGCGAACACGGCGAGGTCTCTGGCTCCCAGAAGAAGATCGATTACCTCACCGGACTTTCCTGGTTGCAGACCTCCAACGCACTGCCCAACGACGAGTTTCATGTGGCGACCGGATCGGGCAACCTAGGCTGGCAGCCTCTGGGCAGTACCCAGGTTCGTGGAACAGTCCACTACGGCTCCGATGCGACCGGGGTTCCCAACGCATGGGACTTCTATCACGTTGCCGACGACGCCACGCAGAAGGACCAGGATCTTATCGTGAGCGGCACGATCGATAACCAGACTACAGGCGACTTCCACAACTCCCTCCGCTATGGCCTCGCCCGCAAGCGCGAGCAATACAATCTCTGGCAGCCCTCCGGCCAACTCATCGAATACGCAAACAGCCCCACGTTCGGGCCTTCCTATGCGTATTTCGGGAATTCCGTCACTTTCACGGGAGCCAACGGCTACACCGCCTCCGGCCGCGCCATGCTCGACTATCCGGAACAATATCCATTCAATGAACAATTCGTCTCCAACCGCGATCAGCTCGTGTATCAGGGGGACTACCGTTTTACTCCGCACTTCATCGGGCTCATCGGCTTTCACTACGAAGATGAGCGCGGCCTCGAAAACATTCCGACCTTCGCCACCTATGAAACCACCGAGCGGACCAACTACGACTACGTGGCCTCAGTCCATGGCGACTACAAGGGACGCGCCTTCTACACACTCGGCGGCAGCCTGGAACACTACTCCCTCTTCGGCACGCAAACCTCGCCGCGCGCAAGCCTCTCGTATTACGCAGTCATGCCGCGCCACAACATCTTCAGCGGCACCAAGATTCTGACCAACTTCGGCGACGCTGTTCGCGAACCGGCCCTCACCGATCAGTTCGGCTCGCTCTACCAGTTCCTCGTCACCAACGGCTATGCGTCCGTCGCGCAGGAGCTGCATATTTCGCCGCTGGCCGCGCCTACCACCCGCACTTATGAGGGAGGTGTCGAGCAGGACTTCCTCTCGGACCGCGTAACCTTCCGCGCCACCTATTTCCACAACGAGTTTGGTAAGCAAATAGAAGGTGTCGGAGGATTGGTTCTGCCCAATTTGATACCGGGGTTAACGTCAACGCAGCAGCAGCAGCTCGAGACCGCACTCGGTTACTACTACACCGACGACTATCCTCTCTCGGTCAACTCCGAAGCCTATCGCGCGCAGGGAATCGAGACAAATGTCGAAAGCGGTATAGGAAGCAAGATCTTTCTGCGCGGCGGCTACACCTGGCTGGAAGGGGTGGTCCAGCGCTCTTTCGACAGCGACAACGAAGCCCTCACCGGCGGCTACGCACCCACATACAACGGCATCGCAGTCGGAGCCCTGTCGCCGCTAAAAGGAGCGCGGCCGTTTCGCATCCCTCCCCACACCGGCTTCGTCTCAGCCAGCTACGCGGGCAAGCGCTGGACCGTGGTTTCGACCGGCAGCTTCGCCAGCCGCAGCGATGACTCGACCTTTCTCGAATACCAGGATCTCTCCGGCGGCAACTCGCTGCTCTTGCCCAATCGCAATCTCGACCACGGCTACGCCAACATCAGTCTCGGCGGGACTTTCCACTGGTCATCGCGAATGGCGATCTATGGTCAGACCGAGAATCTGACCAGCAGCCAGCACATCGCGCCTATCGGCTATCCGAGCCTGCCGTTCACTTTCCGCACAGGCGTGCGCATACGGCTGGGTAAGGGAACTGGAGAGTAA
- a CDS encoding GntR family transcriptional regulator, whose product MADRVKQDLLRRIMSGELSPGARLVELQIAKELNTSQGPVREALCELEGLELVVTEPYKGTRVREVTAQDIREAYMVRAVLEELAGQLAAAHFRGSVAALKKAATAILEAARTKDIAAYARHDMHFHRLIVQGASNRILLRSWNSLAFEVRLQMWLAKGNIDLMVVQEAHWKIIDALEQGDGQLAGELLRSHIFNFPVSSPLPLIQIGQSPQPCQKRV is encoded by the coding sequence ATGGCTGATCGCGTCAAGCAGGATCTCCTGCGCAGGATCATGAGCGGAGAGCTGTCGCCGGGCGCGCGTCTGGTGGAGCTGCAGATAGCAAAGGAGTTGAATACCAGTCAGGGTCCAGTGCGGGAGGCGCTGTGCGAGTTGGAAGGACTCGAGCTCGTCGTGACCGAACCGTACAAGGGAACCCGCGTGCGAGAGGTGACAGCGCAGGACATTCGCGAGGCCTATATGGTTCGCGCCGTCCTTGAGGAGCTTGCCGGACAACTTGCAGCCGCCCACTTCAGAGGCTCAGTCGCAGCCTTGAAGAAAGCCGCAACAGCCATACTCGAAGCGGCGCGCACGAAGGACATTGCGGCGTATGCCCGCCATGATATGCACTTCCATCGATTGATTGTGCAGGGCGCATCCAACAGGATCCTGCTTCGCAGCTGGAATTCGCTTGCCTTTGAGGTGCGGCTTCAAATGTGGTTGGCGAAAGGCAATATCGACCTGATGGTCGTGCAGGAAGCGCATTGGAAGATCATTGACGCGCTGGAGCAGGGAGATGGCCAGCTGGCCGGTGAACTTCTCCGGAGCCACATCTTCAATTTTCCAGTCAGCAGCCCATTGCCGCTGATCCAAATCGGCCAATCCCCACAGCCGTGCCAAAAGCGAGTTTAA